In Pseudobythopirellula maris, a single window of DNA contains:
- a CDS encoding tetratricopeptide repeat protein — MRCTWAGFVGFAVLSGANASAAESQAPKRFTLWDAVKSNFASEDEAQPSAAPEKVVRSQPTRRSIAQPATRGGAQPQASSFARSGSPAAPQDAARTPQPMAPAPAQSTRGGGLLGLLGFGDAPETDAPETDAPQATFARDTPTQQRMPSLANRPEMNRPSLSGPVVQPSKTNNRYASAANTPNGQRPQAAGLALSARPMATRPMPTAPRWSEIPTDKEFDIVETPGSLALASDTLDAEQQAADMKLPESKVARADFGTEVVNGPAMVGPVITGPNGADLSRTGGDETSPEQETPTPLFPANMAVVVSDTGLGEAGPEELDYETTTAMTPEEMTVVISDKAQLEPPMPTQMASPLGPVSPALAASEQATAAPAVESDAPADAQQPTEAAARLLAMAHAEAKDAKTEAELTTIIQRCQYVLAIDQSEAAVGYSQQLAAWSFLKRGELKAHAGNDSEARLDFEDALAMKPGYTKAVIALGELLARTGDYDAATERFDTAIELKPQDAMPHAFRATMHVFAGEYEAAVETYQHAISLQPDLAMAHQGCGRTLHLLGRHEEALRHADAASLLMPEDAEVAVARADLLTDMGRYAQAAAGYRRAIELNDSLPAAFLGLAWLEATCPDKSVRNPEGALNHVNRACKLTDEVSDVTLDTAAAAMAAMGRYDEAAEVLERAIALAPEEAAGAYRQRLAGYRSGVAYTSPTASVVRQVTFEQPLATPEF, encoded by the coding sequence GTGCGTTGTACGTGGGCAGGCTTTGTAGGCTTTGCGGTTCTGAGCGGGGCCAACGCCTCCGCCGCCGAATCGCAGGCTCCGAAGCGGTTCACGCTTTGGGATGCGGTCAAGTCGAACTTCGCCTCGGAGGACGAGGCCCAGCCCAGCGCGGCGCCCGAGAAGGTCGTTCGCTCGCAGCCCACACGCCGCAGCATCGCCCAGCCCGCCACCCGCGGCGGAGCCCAGCCCCAGGCTAGCAGCTTCGCCCGCAGCGGCTCGCCCGCGGCCCCGCAAGACGCGGCCCGCACGCCCCAGCCGATGGCCCCGGCTCCCGCCCAATCCACACGCGGCGGCGGACTGCTCGGCCTGCTTGGTTTCGGTGACGCTCCCGAAACCGACGCTCCCGAAACCGACGCCCCGCAAGCGACCTTTGCTCGCGACACACCGACGCAGCAACGCATGCCCTCGCTCGCCAACCGCCCGGAGATGAATCGCCCGTCGCTAAGCGGCCCGGTGGTCCAACCGAGCAAGACGAACAACCGCTACGCATCCGCCGCCAACACACCCAACGGGCAGCGGCCGCAGGCGGCTGGGCTGGCCCTATCGGCCCGTCCGATGGCCACCCGTCCGATGCCCACCGCGCCGCGTTGGAGCGAGATCCCGACCGACAAAGAGTTCGACATCGTCGAGACGCCCGGCTCTCTCGCTCTCGCCAGCGACACGCTCGACGCCGAGCAGCAGGCCGCCGATATGAAGTTGCCCGAGAGCAAGGTTGCCCGGGCTGACTTCGGCACCGAAGTGGTCAACGGCCCTGCGATGGTGGGCCCGGTCATCACGGGTCCCAACGGCGCCGATCTCAGCCGCACCGGCGGCGACGAGACGAGCCCCGAGCAAGAGACGCCCACCCCGCTGTTCCCCGCGAACATGGCGGTGGTGGTCAGCGACACCGGCCTCGGTGAAGCGGGCCCCGAGGAATTAGACTACGAGACGACCACGGCGATGACCCCCGAAGAGATGACGGTGGTGATCAGCGACAAGGCTCAGCTAGAGCCGCCGATGCCCACGCAGATGGCCTCGCCGTTGGGCCCGGTCTCTCCGGCGCTCGCCGCCAGCGAACAAGCCACCGCGGCGCCGGCGGTCGAGTCCGACGCGCCGGCCGACGCCCAGCAACCGACCGAAGCGGCCGCCCGCCTGCTGGCCATGGCGCACGCCGAAGCCAAGGACGCGAAGACCGAAGCGGAGCTCACGACCATCATCCAGCGTTGCCAGTACGTGCTGGCGATCGACCAATCGGAGGCGGCCGTCGGTTACAGCCAACAGCTCGCGGCTTGGTCGTTCCTGAAGCGGGGCGAGCTGAAGGCCCATGCCGGAAACGACTCCGAGGCGCGGCTCGACTTCGAAGACGCCCTGGCGATGAAGCCCGGATACACCAAGGCGGTCATCGCCCTCGGCGAGCTGCTGGCTCGCACCGGTGACTACGACGCCGCGACCGAGCGATTCGACACGGCGATCGAGCTGAAGCCGCAAGACGCAATGCCGCACGCCTTCCGAGCGACGATGCACGTGTTCGCCGGCGAGTACGAGGCGGCCGTGGAAACCTACCAGCACGCCATCTCGCTCCAGCCCGACCTGGCGATGGCCCACCAGGGCTGCGGCCGCACGCTGCACCTGCTGGGTCGCCACGAAGAGGCCCTCCGGCACGCCGACGCGGCGTCGCTGCTGATGCCCGAAGACGCCGAGGTGGCGGTCGCCCGGGCCGACCTGCTCACCGACATGGGCCGCTACGCCCAAGCGGCGGCCGGCTACCGCCGGGCGATCGAGCTGAACGACTCGCTGCCGGCGGCCTTCCTCGGGCTGGCGTGGCTCGAGGCCACCTGCCCGGACAAGTCGGTCCGCAACCCGGAGGGAGCGCTCAACCACGTGAACCGTGCTTGCAAACTCACCGACGAGGTGAGCGACGTGACGCTCGACACCGCGGCGGCGGCGATGGCCGCCATGGGCCGCTACGACGAGGCCGCCGAGGTGCTGGAGCGGGCGATCGCCCTGGCACCCGAGGAAGCGGCCGGCGCCTACCGCCAGCGGCTCGCCGGCTACCGCAGCGGCGTGGCCTACACCAGCCCCACGGCGAGCGTCGTGCGGCAAGTCACCTTCGAGCAGCCGCTCGCCACGCCCGAGTTCTGA
- the tsf gene encoding translation elongation factor Ts, giving the protein MAEITAAMVKELREETQLPMMDCKKALVESGGDKEAAKQALREKGVKLMDGRRDRVTEEGRVAVYTSIEDGVGAIVELQVESAPVAGNEEVVALVNDLAKQLATGPGAATPDELWDQPSPSDSGKKLRDVKEDLENRIREVFNLTRIKRADSACGGYVHFDAKSGVLLEVEGGTPELAKDISMHVAAMQPAATSKDDLDPALVEKERTTLIEAARAEGKPDNIIEKMVEGRMRNFYAESVLSEQPFVKDDKQTVGKVASAGGMTIKGFTLWKVGQEA; this is encoded by the coding sequence ATGGCAGAGATCACGGCGGCCATGGTCAAGGAGCTGCGCGAAGAGACGCAGCTGCCGATGATGGATTGCAAGAAGGCGCTCGTCGAGTCCGGCGGCGACAAAGAAGCGGCCAAGCAAGCGCTGCGTGAGAAGGGCGTGAAGCTGATGGACGGTCGCCGCGACCGCGTCACCGAAGAGGGCCGCGTGGCCGTTTACACGAGCATCGAAGACGGCGTCGGCGCGATCGTCGAGCTGCAGGTCGAATCGGCCCCCGTGGCCGGCAACGAGGAAGTGGTCGCCTTGGTCAACGACCTGGCGAAGCAGCTCGCCACCGGCCCCGGCGCCGCGACCCCCGACGAGCTGTGGGATCAGCCCTCGCCGAGCGACTCGGGCAAGAAGCTCCGCGACGTGAAGGAAGACCTCGAGAACCGCATCCGCGAGGTCTTCAACCTCACCCGCATCAAGCGGGCCGATTCGGCCTGCGGCGGCTACGTCCACTTCGACGCCAAGAGCGGCGTGCTGCTCGAGGTCGAAGGCGGCACGCCCGAGCTGGCGAAGGACATCTCGATGCACGTGGCCGCCATGCAGCCGGCCGCCACGAGCAAGGACGACCTCGACCCGGCCCTGGTGGAGAAGGAACGCACCACGCTCATCGAGGCCGCCCGCGCCGAGGGCAAGCCGGACAACATCATCGAGAAGATGGTCGAGGGCCGGATGCGCAACTTCTACGCCGAGAGCGTGCTCAGCGAGCAGCCGTTCGTCAAAGACGACAAGCAAACGGTCGGCAAGGTCGCCAGCGCCGGCGGCATGACGATCAAGGGCTTCACGCTCTGGAAGGTCGGCCAAGAGGCCTGA
- the trpC gene encoding indole-3-glycerol phosphate synthase TrpC, whose product MSVLDKIVATKREEIAAAKLATPADELRRAAERAPAPRDFFAALAQERPRDGGPIKLIAEVKKASPSAGLIREDFDPIEIARTYEAHGASCVSILTDEPYFQGKLEYLRDARAAIGIPALRKDFILDEYQLLEARSVGADAVLLIAECLTPSELKDLHDAAVALGMTPLVELYEPENLDAVLESGARLIGVNNRDLRTFEVDLGHTLRMRERVPADRLLVGESGVKTHDDVRRLADAGVDAILVGESLTREADIGAAVDRLMGR is encoded by the coding sequence ATGTCCGTTCTCGACAAGATCGTCGCCACGAAGCGCGAGGAGATCGCCGCCGCCAAGCTAGCGACGCCAGCAGACGAGCTGCGGCGGGCGGCCGAGCGGGCCCCGGCGCCGCGGGACTTCTTCGCCGCCCTGGCCCAAGAACGCCCCCGCGACGGCGGCCCGATCAAGCTGATCGCCGAGGTGAAGAAGGCGAGCCCGTCGGCGGGGCTGATCCGTGAGGACTTCGACCCCATCGAGATCGCACGGACCTACGAGGCGCACGGCGCCAGCTGCGTGAGCATCCTGACCGACGAGCCGTACTTCCAGGGCAAGCTGGAGTACCTCCGCGACGCCCGCGCGGCGATCGGCATCCCGGCGCTCCGCAAGGACTTTATCCTCGATGAATACCAACTGCTCGAGGCCCGCAGCGTGGGCGCCGACGCCGTGCTGCTGATCGCCGAGTGCCTCACGCCCTCGGAGCTGAAGGACCTGCACGACGCGGCGGTCGCGCTCGGCATGACGCCGCTCGTGGAGCTCTACGAGCCGGAGAACCTGGACGCCGTGCTGGAGAGCGGCGCCCGGCTGATTGGGGTCAATAACCGCGATCTGAGGACCTTCGAGGTCGACCTCGGCCACACGCTGCGGATGCGCGAACGGGTGCCGGCCGACCGTCTGCTGGTAGGCGAGAGCGGCGTCAAGACGCACGACGACGTGCGTCGGCTCGCCGACGCGGGCGTCGACGCGATCCTCGTGGGCGAGTCGCTCACGCGCGAGGCGGACATCGGCGCGGCGGTCGACCGGCTCATGGGCAGGTGA
- a CDS encoding Gfo/Idh/MocA family protein, translating into MSIDRRDFLSATAAAAALTALGPVARAATAPSDVRMAVIGFKGRGKSHIEWFNKNLVALCDVDQDVLAKANSKFGKDYGRELDTETDYRRLLERDDIDAVSIATPNHTHSLIAIAAIEAGKDVYVEKPVSHNIWEGRQLVAAARKHNRIVQCGTQSRSSKCLQEAVAYVQSGALGKIQYALGTCYKARPSIGKRDTPLPIPGTVDYDLWCGPADKVDLYRTKLHYDWHWDTNTGNGDMGNQGIHQMDIARWFLGEKQLAPRAISVGGRLGYDDAGNTPNSQTVLFDYKAAPLLFETRGLPVSKAGQKQWGRSMGKFRGSQIGVIVQCEDGYVFAGNSYSSATAYDNRGEQIKHWTGSGDPAGNFLAGVEARDPSILNAEIQEGHLSSALCHQGMISHQVGEKARTEEIAERFAANPLMSASVDRLFGHLRANGIDIDSGDGALTLGADLELDTATETFTNNDAAAELSKRIGRDSFQIPDYGV; encoded by the coding sequence GTGAGCATCGACCGCCGTGATTTCTTGTCCGCCACCGCCGCGGCTGCCGCGTTAACCGCCCTCGGCCCCGTCGCCCGCGCCGCCACGGCGCCGAGCGACGTCCGCATGGCCGTGATCGGCTTCAAGGGCCGTGGCAAGTCGCACATCGAGTGGTTCAACAAGAACCTCGTGGCGCTGTGCGATGTCGACCAAGACGTCCTCGCCAAGGCCAACAGCAAGTTCGGCAAGGACTACGGCCGCGAGCTCGACACCGAGACCGACTACCGCCGCTTGCTGGAGCGCGACGACATCGACGCCGTGTCGATCGCCACGCCGAACCACACGCACTCGCTGATCGCCATCGCCGCGATCGAGGCCGGCAAGGACGTGTACGTCGAGAAGCCCGTCTCGCACAACATCTGGGAGGGCCGCCAGCTCGTGGCCGCCGCCCGCAAGCACAACCGCATCGTGCAGTGCGGCACGCAGTCGCGTTCGTCCAAGTGCCTGCAAGAGGCGGTCGCCTACGTCCAGAGCGGCGCCCTCGGCAAGATCCAGTACGCCCTGGGCACCTGCTACAAGGCGCGGCCTTCGATCGGCAAACGCGACACCCCGCTGCCGATCCCCGGCACGGTCGACTACGACCTGTGGTGCGGCCCGGCCGACAAGGTCGACCTCTACCGCACGAAGCTGCACTACGACTGGCACTGGGACACCAACACCGGCAACGGCGACATGGGCAACCAGGGCATCCACCAGATGGACATCGCCCGCTGGTTCCTCGGCGAGAAGCAGCTCGCGCCCCGCGCGATCAGCGTCGGCGGCCGCCTCGGTTACGACGACGCCGGCAACACGCCGAACTCGCAGACCGTGCTGTTCGACTACAAGGCCGCGCCGCTGCTGTTCGAGACCCGCGGCCTGCCGGTCTCCAAGGCGGGCCAGAAGCAGTGGGGCCGCTCGATGGGCAAGTTCCGCGGCTCGCAGATCGGCGTGATCGTGCAGTGCGAAGACGGCTACGTCTTCGCCGGCAACAGCTACAGCAGCGCGACCGCCTACGACAACCGCGGCGAGCAGATCAAGCACTGGACCGGCTCGGGCGACCCGGCGGGCAACTTCCTGGCGGGCGTCGAGGCGCGTGACCCGTCGATCCTCAACGCCGAGATCCAGGAGGGCCACCTCTCAAGCGCGCTCTGCCACCAAGGCATGATCTCGCACCAGGTCGGCGAGAAAGCCCGCACCGAGGAGATCGCCGAGCGATTCGCCGCCAACCCGCTGATGTCGGCCTCGGTCGACCGGCTGTTCGGCCACCTGCGGGCTAACGGCATCGACATCGACTCGGGCGACGGCGCCCTGACGCTCGGCGCCGACCTGGAGCTCGACACCGCGACCGAGACGTTCACCAACAACGACGCCGCCGCCGAGCTGAGCAAGCGCATCGGCCGCGACTCGTTCCAGATCCCCGACTACGGGGTCTGA
- a CDS encoding tetratricopeptide repeat protein, whose translation MDARLRNRALAAALLSTLGAAAPASAEPAQADGAQAIRSAFDLPAPRKKPRPTQPQATEAATDLAPGEALDSTASPQSPAEPLQLRGRDANASKLRLRRAMELPAKPAPQATSRPAAKVQEPAAPASDPVEPIHVETNAAVVTAAFDGVLKEVPRANAPKLLPTPATDETPPTPMAMSSQPRRSQQGLSLVAPSQAAPSQATPSQGTASLTVQTHATQSHEAQSLATQPLSAGELAKRENRRKARELNRRGLANAQAGDDDAALSDFQHALRLDAECWGALHNHAVSLAERGDLERADAGFSRLLRARPDDALALQNRAEMRLWSGDAAGALADCDAALAAAEPSAELLELRGSARRTVGDAAGALADFTAALEQTPDHTPSLVARAKLHATLGRHAESIADLKRALRSDPRSVDAYRVAAWVLATCPDSQLRDPARALEAARRAQNLGDSTDPRTLDAAAAALAASGRYEEAADLQGRALAGAHVSSHGELRARLELYRAGRAYLDLTERVDWPAVQRVSHEVAPGQAAR comes from the coding sequence ATGGACGCGAGACTCCGAAACCGGGCGCTGGCCGCCGCGCTGCTCTCGACCCTGGGCGCCGCCGCCCCGGCGTCGGCCGAGCCCGCGCAGGCCGACGGCGCCCAAGCGATCCGCTCGGCGTTCGACTTGCCCGCGCCCCGCAAGAAGCCCCGCCCCACGCAGCCACAAGCCACGGAGGCGGCTACGGATTTAGCCCCGGGCGAGGCCCTGGACTCGACCGCGAGCCCGCAGTCGCCCGCCGAGCCGTTGCAGCTGCGCGGCCGCGACGCAAACGCCAGCAAGCTGCGGCTGCGGCGAGCGATGGAACTGCCCGCCAAGCCGGCGCCGCAGGCAACCAGCCGCCCCGCAGCGAAAGTCCAGGAGCCGGCGGCCCCGGCTTCGGATCCTGTGGAGCCCATTCATGTCGAAACAAACGCGGCGGTCGTCACGGCGGCGTTCGACGGCGTGCTGAAAGAGGTCCCCCGCGCAAACGCCCCCAAGCTGCTCCCCACGCCGGCCACCGACGAGACCCCGCCGACGCCGATGGCAATGAGCAGCCAGCCCCGCCGTTCGCAGCAGGGCCTCTCGCTGGTCGCCCCGTCCCAGGCCGCCCCGTCCCAGGCCACCCCGTCCCAGGGCACAGCGTCGTTGACGGTCCAGACGCACGCTACGCAATCGCATGAGGCCCAATCGCTAGCAACCCAGCCGCTGTCGGCCGGCGAACTCGCCAAACGCGAGAACCGCCGCAAGGCGCGAGAGCTGAACCGCCGCGGCTTAGCCAACGCCCAAGCCGGCGACGACGACGCCGCGCTGTCCGATTTCCAGCACGCCCTGCGCCTCGACGCCGAGTGCTGGGGGGCCCTGCACAACCACGCCGTGAGCCTCGCCGAGCGGGGCGATCTGGAGCGGGCCGACGCCGGTTTCAGCCGGCTGCTCCGAGCGCGGCCCGACGACGCCCTTGCGCTGCAGAACCGCGCGGAGATGCGGCTGTGGTCCGGCGATGCCGCCGGCGCGCTGGCCGACTGCGACGCCGCTCTGGCGGCCGCCGAGCCGTCGGCCGAGTTGCTCGAGCTGCGCGGCTCGGCCCGTCGCACCGTGGGCGACGCAGCCGGGGCGCTGGCCGACTTCACCGCCGCGTTGGAGCAAACGCCCGATCACACGCCCTCGCTCGTCGCGCGGGCGAAGCTGCACGCCACGCTCGGCCGCCACGCCGAGTCGATCGCCGACCTGAAGCGCGCCCTGCGTAGCGACCCGCGTTCGGTCGACGCTTACAGGGTCGCCGCGTGGGTGCTGGCCACGTGCCCCGACAGCCAGCTACGCGACCCGGCCCGCGCGCTCGAAGCCGCCCGCCGCGCGCAGAATCTTGGCGACTCCACCGACCCGCGGACACTCGACGCCGCGGCGGCGGCGCTGGCGGCCAGCGGCCGTTACGAGGAGGCTGCCGACTTGCAGGGCCGCGCCCTCGCCGGCGCCCACGTCTCGTCCCACGGCGAGCTGCGTGCGAGGCTCGAGCTGTACCGTGCCGGGCGGGCCTACCTCGATCTCACGGAGCGGGTCGACTGGCCCGCCGTCCAGCGGGTCAGCCACGAGGTTGCCCCCGGGCAAGCCGCTCGCTAG
- a CDS encoding sugar phosphate isomerase/epimerase family protein, which translates to MPRYALCNETYQDAPLDEAFKDMSDAGYQGVEIAPYTLCEDPTHLTEERGAEIARMAADHGVEVIGLHWLLVKPEGLHLTTPDRMLRAKTAAFAGHLAKVCAAMGGKVMVWGSPKAREVLPGEDRLEAMKRAAEVLHGVCETAGPLGVTIAFEPLGPAETNFVTTAAEGVELCKLVDHPACKLHLDVKAMASEVAPGKGSGEAIAQIVRDNKEWLAHFHANDPNLRGPGQGEVDFKPIASALEEIEYGGWVSVEVFDYTPDPATIARQSMACLRESFSAG; encoded by the coding sequence GTGCCCCGCTACGCCCTCTGCAACGAGACCTACCAAGACGCCCCGCTCGACGAAGCCTTCAAGGACATGAGCGACGCCGGGTACCAGGGGGTCGAGATCGCCCCCTACACGCTGTGCGAAGACCCGACGCACCTGACCGAAGAACGGGGCGCCGAGATCGCCCGCATGGCAGCCGACCACGGCGTGGAGGTGATCGGCCTGCATTGGCTGCTGGTCAAACCCGAGGGCCTGCACCTCACCACGCCCGACCGCATGCTCCGCGCCAAGACCGCGGCGTTCGCCGGACACCTCGCCAAGGTCTGCGCGGCGATGGGGGGCAAGGTCATGGTGTGGGGCAGCCCCAAGGCGCGCGAGGTGCTGCCGGGCGAGGACCGTCTGGAGGCGATGAAGCGCGCCGCCGAGGTGCTGCACGGCGTGTGCGAGACGGCCGGCCCGCTCGGCGTGACGATCGCGTTCGAGCCGCTCGGCCCGGCCGAGACGAACTTCGTCACCACCGCTGCCGAGGGCGTGGAGCTCTGCAAGCTGGTCGACCACCCGGCGTGCAAGCTGCACCTGGACGTCAAGGCGATGGCGAGCGAAGTGGCCCCCGGCAAAGGCAGCGGCGAGGCGATTGCCCAGATCGTCCGCGACAACAAGGAGTGGCTCGCCCACTTCCACGCCAACGACCCGAACCTCCGCGGCCCGGGGCAGGGCGAGGTCGACTTCAAGCCGATCGCCTCCGCTCTGGAGGAGATCGAATACGGCGGCTGGGTCAGTGTCGAGGTGTTCGACTACACGCCCGACCCGGCGACCATCGCCCGCCAGAGCATGGCCTGCCTGCGCGAGAGCTTTTCGGCCGGCTGA
- the rpsB gene encoding 30S ribosomal protein S2 encodes MSTLVKDLVEAGVHFGHRSSRWNPKMRPYIYARKNTIHIIDVRETIKGLLRAKKYLANVASRNSLILFVGTKRQAAETIEREASRCGMPFVAERWLGGTLTNFRTIRDRLSRLEELELIRQGEGIQSYSKKMQSTLNREYRKIYRNLNGMRTMTRLPECMVVVDPRKEKNAVKEARKLGVAVVSLIDTDCDPDTVDLPIPGNDDSLRSIELIAKLLADAVLAGKAQAAAQQQTANEGADVKPAAPQAAAAPAAAPAAPAEPAATEAPAAAEPAADKTEAVATSGE; translated from the coding sequence ATGTCGACCCTCGTTAAAGACCTCGTTGAAGCGGGCGTTCACTTCGGCCACCGTTCGAGCCGTTGGAACCCCAAGATGCGGCCGTACATTTACGCCCGCAAGAACACGATCCACATCATCGACGTCCGCGAGACCATCAAGGGTCTGCTGCGGGCCAAGAAGTACCTGGCGAACGTCGCGTCGCGCAACAGCCTGATCCTGTTCGTCGGCACGAAGCGTCAGGCGGCCGAGACGATCGAGCGTGAGGCCTCTCGCTGCGGCATGCCCTTCGTCGCCGAGCGTTGGTTGGGCGGCACGCTGACCAACTTCCGCACGATCCGCGACCGCCTCTCGCGGCTCGAGGAGCTGGAGCTGATCCGCCAGGGCGAAGGCATCCAGTCGTACTCCAAGAAGATGCAGTCGACGCTCAACCGCGAGTACCGCAAGATCTACCGCAACCTGAACGGCATGCGGACGATGACCCGCCTGCCGGAGTGCATGGTGGTGGTCGACCCCCGCAAAGAGAAGAACGCGGTCAAAGAGGCCCGCAAGCTCGGCGTGGCGGTGGTGTCGCTGATCGACACGGACTGCGACCCGGACACGGTCGACCTGCCGATCCCGGGCAACGACGACAGCCTGCGTTCGATCGAGCTGATCGCCAAGCTGCTGGCCGACGCGGTGCTGGCCGGCAAGGCTCAGGCCGCCGCCCAGCAGCAGACCGCCAACGAGGGCGCCGACGTGAAGCCAGCCGCCCCGCAAGCCGCAGCTGCCCCCGCCGCCGCACCAGCCGCCCCGGCCGAGCCCGCCGCCACGGAGGCCCCTGCGGCCGCCGAGCCGGCTGCCGACAAGACCGAGGCTGTCGCCACGTCTGGCGAGTGA
- a CDS encoding class II fumarate hydratase, translated as MSDGYRIEKDTMGEMRVPESALYGASTARAVDNFPIAHEPVPAVVIHAFGRLKAACAEANLALGKLDERRAAAIVEAANEVASGEHDDHFPVDVYQTGSGTSTNMNANEVIANLANQKLGLGLGAKGAEDAVHPNDHVNDGQSSNDTFPTAMHIAAACEIHGSLIPALDRLCEALDAKAEAWDAIVKIGRTHLMDATPIRVGQVFGGYAAQARFSATRAGRALARLLENLPIGGTAVGTGINTHPEFAAKVCDSLHAATGLDFEEAANHPEAQAAKDSFVEAHGELKAIAVALSKIANDIRLLGSGPRCSIFELTLPATQPGSSIMPGKVNPVICESMMQVVCRVVGNDSAVTMAGMGGVGSLFELNVAMPVMIDAFMESVKLLANASNVFVDKLLDGLEVNEERCRELIDQSLMMVTSLAPLVGYEKSAALAKEAFASGKTIRELCLEQKVLPPEELEAALEPTSMTRPHA; from the coding sequence ATGAGCGACGGCTACCGGATCGAAAAAGACACGATGGGCGAGATGCGCGTGCCCGAGAGCGCGTTGTACGGGGCCTCGACCGCGCGAGCGGTCGACAATTTCCCCATCGCCCACGAGCCCGTCCCGGCGGTCGTGATCCACGCGTTCGGCCGCCTCAAGGCCGCCTGCGCCGAGGCGAACCTCGCCCTCGGCAAGCTCGACGAGCGCCGCGCCGCCGCCATCGTCGAGGCCGCCAACGAGGTCGCCTCCGGCGAGCACGACGATCACTTCCCGGTCGACGTGTACCAAACCGGCTCGGGCACCTCGACGAACATGAACGCCAACGAGGTGATCGCCAACCTCGCCAACCAGAAGCTCGGCCTCGGTCTGGGGGCCAAGGGCGCCGAGGACGCGGTCCACCCGAACGACCACGTGAACGACGGCCAGTCGAGCAACGACACGTTCCCCACGGCGATGCACATCGCCGCCGCTTGCGAGATCCACGGCTCGCTGATCCCGGCGCTCGACCGGTTGTGCGAGGCGCTCGACGCGAAGGCCGAAGCGTGGGACGCGATCGTCAAGATCGGCCGCACCCACCTGATGGACGCCACGCCGATCCGCGTCGGCCAAGTCTTCGGCGGCTACGCCGCGCAGGCGCGCTTTTCGGCCACCCGCGCGGGCCGCGCCCTGGCGCGGCTGCTGGAGAACCTGCCGATCGGGGGCACGGCCGTCGGCACCGGCATCAACACCCACCCGGAGTTCGCCGCCAAGGTGTGCGACAGCCTGCACGCGGCGACCGGGCTCGATTTCGAAGAGGCCGCCAACCACCCCGAGGCCCAAGCCGCCAAGGACTCGTTCGTCGAGGCGCACGGCGAGCTGAAGGCGATCGCCGTCGCGCTGTCGAAGATCGCCAACGACATCCGCTTGCTCGGCAGCGGCCCGCGCTGCTCGATCTTCGAGCTCACCCTGCCCGCCACCCAGCCCGGCTCGTCGATCATGCCCGGCAAGGTGAACCCGGTCATCTGCGAGAGCATGATGCAGGTGGTCTGCCGTGTCGTCGGCAACGATTCGGCCGTCACGATGGCCGGCATGGGGGGCGTCGGCTCGCTATTCGAGCTGAATGTCGCGATGCCGGTGATGATCGACGCCTTCATGGAGTCGGTCAAGCTCTTGGCCAACGCGTCGAACGTCTTCGTCGACAAGCTGCTCGATGGCCTCGAGGTGAACGAAGAGCGTTGCCGCGAGCTGATCGACCAGTCGCTGATGATGGTCACGTCGCTGGCGCCGCTGGTGGGCTACGAGAAGTCGGCCGCGCTGGCCAAGGAGGCGTTCGCCTCGGGCAAGACGATCCGCGAGCTCTGCCTCGAGCAAAAAGTCCTCCCGCCCGAGGAACTCGAGGCGGCGCTCGAGCCCACCAGCATGACACGGCCACACGCCTAG